GACCTGGGGCTGGAGCCCCGGGAGCTGGCGGAGCGCGGAGTCCGCATCGTCTCCAGAGGTAGGACGCAGCTCTTTGCTCTGAACACGCGAAGCGGCAGCTTGGTCACGGCGGGCAGGATAGACCGGGAGGAGCTTTGTGATAGATCTCTGAAGTGTGTAGCAAACCTGGAGATTCTCCTAGAGGACAAAGTGAAGATTTTTGGAGTAGAAGTGGAAATAATCGATGTTAATGATAACTCGCCCAGCTTTGAAacagaggaaagagaaataaaagtggcTGAAAGTGAAAATCCTGGGACAAGATTTCCTCTTCCTGAAGCTTTTGATCCGGACGTAGGGGTAAACTCCCTGCAGGGTTACCAGCTAAACGCGAACAGTCACTTCTCCCTGGACGTGCAAAGCGGAGCCGATGGGATTAAGTACCCAGAGCTGGTGCTAGAGCGCTCCCTGGACCGCGAGGAAGAAGCGGTGCACCACCTCGTCCTCACCGCCTCTGACGGGGGCAACCCGGTTCGCTCTGGCACTGCCAGGATTCATGTGAAACTTATCGATACCAACGACAATGCCCCCATATTCGGTCAATCTGAGTACCACGTGAGTGTTCGGGAGAACGTACCAGTAGGCACGCGGCTACTCACTGTAAAAGCCACTGATCCAGATGAAGGAGCCAATGGAGAAGTGACATATTCTTTCCGCAAAGTGAGAGAGAAAATATCCCAGCTCTTCCAGCTGAATTCTCTGACCGGGGACATAGCAATACTGGGGGATCTAGATTACGAGGACTCTGGATTCTATGACATAGATGTAGAAGCCCATGATGGACCTGGTCTCCGAGCCAGAAGTAAAGTACTGGTGACAGTTCTGGATGTAAATGACAATGCTCCAGAAGTCACCGTTACATCACTCACTAGCTCAATCCAAGAAACTTCTTCCCCAGGCACAGTTATTGCACTTTTCAATGTGCATGATGGTGACTCAGGAGAGAATGGCCTTGTAACATGTTCAGTTCCAGATAACCTGCCATTCACACTTGAAAAGACCTATGGAAATTATTATCGGTTGTTGACGCATGGAACTCTGGACAGGGAAGAAGTCTCAGAATACAACATCACGGTAACTGCCACTGACCAGGGAACTCCACCGCTGTCTACAGAAACTCGTATCTCACTGCAAGTGTTAGACATCAATGACAATCCACCCACTTTCGCTCATGCCTCCTACTCGGCCTACATTCCTGAAAACaaccccagaggtgcctcattcTTCTCCTTGACTGCCCAGGATCCCGACAGTGGTGAGAACGCCCGAGTCACTTACTCTCTGGCCGAGGACACCCTCCAGGGAACACCTCTGTCTTCCTACATCTCCATCAACTCAGACACTGGGGTCCTATATGCCCTTCACTCCTTCGACTATGAGCAGTTTCGGAACTTACAACTACAGGTGACTGCCAGCGACAGCGGGGACCCGCCACTCAGCAGCAATGTGTCACTGAGCCTGTTCGTGCTGGACCAGAACGATAATGCGCCTGAGATCCTGTACCCGGCTTTTCCCACAGACGGATCCACTGGAGTGGAGCTTGCCCCCCGCTCTGCTGAGCCTGGCTACTTGGTGACCAAGGTGGTGGCTGTGGACCGCGACTCTGGACAGAACGCCTGGCTGTCCTACCGCCTGCTCAAGGCCAGCGAGCCAGGGCTCTTCGCGGTGGGGGTGCACACGGGTGAGGTGCGCACTGCGCgggccctgcaggacagagacgCGCTCAAGCAGAGCCTCGTCGTGGCAGTGCAGGACCACGGTCAGCCCCCCCTCTCGGCCACTGTCACACTCACCGTGGCCGTGGCCGACAGCATCCCCGATGTTCTTGCCGACCTGGGCAGCATCAAGACGCCCGCTGACCCGGACAACTCAGGCCTCACGCTGTACCTGGTGGTGGCTGTGGCCGCCGTCTCCTGCGTCTTCCTCGCCTTTGTCATCGTGCTGTTGGCGCTCAGGCTGCGGCGCTGGCACACCTCGCGTCTGCTCCAGGCTTCAGGCAGCGGATTGACGGCTGTGTCTGCCTCTCACTTTGTGGGCGTGGACGGTGTGCGGGCTTTCCTGCAGACCTATTCCCACGAGGTCTCCCTCACTGCGGACTCGCGGAAGAGCCACCTGATCTTCCCCCAGCCCAACTACGCTGATACTCTCATTAGAGCAGAGAGCTGTGAGAAAAGCGAACCTCTTCTGATAACTCAGGATTTACTTGAAACAAAAGGAGACCCCAATCAGGTGAGTTGATCTTACAATAGATCTTACTGACATTCAAATATAGGCACAAAACTGTGATAAATATGCCTCCGGTGtgtaaaatatgtgtcaaatacaggcacctctttaaaaaaaaaaaattctattgccTCACAGGGGAGGGGCAGGAGATCCTACAATAATCAGTAGCAACAATTTTTACTACACAAAGAAGTTATTTTCCTAGTAGTTATTCTTTATAATCTCCATTCAGTGTTAGTTTCAGCAGCGATTTCTTAATTTCATACCTTTAAACCACCTCACTCTTTAAATACCATTTTCCTTTTGTCATTACTAAAATGATAAATTAGAACCATTAGATAGAAGACAATCGTGTAAATTTGTATTTAAAGATTCTTTCTTAGGAAGTTGTTCTTGAACCTGGACTATTTTAACACTCAAATAACATGCATTGCTTGAAGTTTTCTTTCTTCGAAAGGGTACTTtccattataatttttaaaaaggaagtattAATTTATGAGTGGTGCAGAAAATATCTAACCTTTAGATGTAACTATAACAGGGATGTTTTCTCAATTAGACTGGTGTATTTCAgagattttgttgttgctgtttataAGATGCACCAGCAACGGCTATCTGTGATTCCTTTGGTGCTCTTCCATGGTTATCAAAAATATTGCTTAGTTTATTTCACTCGTATCTAAGTAGGTTGTAGGAATGATTTTAATATCTAAATTACCTATAATAGAACGACTATTGAGACACTTCTTGATTTCTaaggaaaataaaactttttgaagccttttctttttccctcatgAGATCTGCCTGAAAATTCTGAGTTGCTTGGActctggactgttgtgatccatgctGCCTAATAAGTAGGCCTCATCTCTGTCCCTGCAAATTGCTTTTTTCAGATAACTGTCATTGTGTGGCATTGGGATGATCTGAAATGGGAGGAAATATTTTATGTGCAAGGGATCGGCAATGCTTTTGTTTCTTGTGCCTTCATTTTGTTCTGAGTCAATATAGAATTCACGAAATGTCTAGGTATACACAAATTAGTGACTTTTGGATAGCTGGAAGTTATAGCTATAGATTGTGAAATATGCCTCAATTTAACTTAGCAAGAGGAGTTTTCATTTCTGCATGGTTTCATCTTTGTGGGAAGTTGTGGTACAAtgcccattgctgttcagtcaattccaactcttagtgaccgtgtaagacagagtggaactgccccatagggtttccaaggcagtaatctttacaagagcagattgccaagtcttttttccctcaaagcagctggtgggttcgaaccaccaacctttgggttagcagctgagtgcttaaccactgtgctactaggacTCCTTTGCGGTACAATACATGGAATAAATAGGAACATGACAGTATACAATTAGCTGACATagtgagaagaaagaagagaaaacacaaatgaaTATAGACAAATCCTATCTGAAGAAAGATTGTTAAAGATAAAAAGGCTCTAGAAATGTTTTGGAAATGTTCAGTTGGCCTGAAATGTTGTCAAACATACACAGATGCTGGTAACAGGAATACCCTTCCAGAATCAGAGAGggacatatttttaaatacctaAGAGAACAGTGAATTATATATTATctaatatcacatggaagaaTATGTTTTGTTTAAATGGAAActggttttcttttaaaagtaatatttctggttaaataaattactgtATATCATATAAGGACTACTACTACACAGCtataagaaataaatgaaaagcttTATGTACTGAAGTGAGATGGTCTTCAAGATATAAAGAGTGAGAAAAGCAAGGTGCATAACATGGTGTATAGTATACTTCCGTTTGtgcaaaaaaaggaggaaaacattCATAAAGATGTGATGGACTATGGGCAACATATTTCTGGAAGGATACACAGGAAAGGTAACAGTGGTTTCTCCTGTGAGAAACGTGTTGTTgaaaggagagatgagaaggagaTCTTATATAATGTGCCATTTGTGCCTTTTTGAATCTGGAACGATGTGAATATGGTGGTacctatttaaaaacaaatattctttgtaaatccaaaaagaggaaaaatttttCCTTGTAATTCACTGGTGCAGTTTCCGGGAAAGCCTCTGGGCGTCGCTGTAGGTCAAAGGAAGAGTAAATATCAGAGACGAGTTGGAAACCTCTTAAAGGGTAATTTCCTGTTCAAACACACCACACGGAGGACAGTACAGGTTCGGATACAGGAAAACAAAAGCAGGAGAAGTGACCCTACCCTGGATTCTGCCATCCACGGGAGGCTTACTCTTTCTCTCGGACCCAAGAGCCGCTTGGCGGCGAAGAAGACAAAGGATGAGAAGGAGCGCAGGGCGGCGGCAGGTACTGGTGCCTTTCCTATTGTCTTTGTTCAGCGGGGCTCTCCCGGACCAGATCCGCTATTCAATTCCTGAGGAGCTGGCCAAGAACACGGTGGTGGGGAACCTCGCCAAGGACCTGGAGCTCCGTGTCCGGGACTTGCCGGCCCGGAAGCTGCGAGTTAGCGGAGAGAAGGAATATTTTACTGTAAACCCAGAGAGCGGAGACTTACTTGTAAGTGGCAGAATAGACCGAGAGCAGATTTGCAGCAAGAAGCCTCTGTGTGTTCTGGATTTTGATGCTGTCGCTGAAAACCCACTAAATATTTTCCACGTAGCAGTAATTGTGCAGGATATAAATGACAACACTCCGCTATTCAAACAGAGTAGTACTGATTTAAAAATTAGCGAATCCACTCAGCCAGGTACAACATTTCCACTAGACCCAGCTCTGGATTCAGACGCTGGGCCTAATTCACTgcaaagataccaccttaatGATAATGAATGCTTTGATCTCTCAGAGAAACAGACTCCAGATGGACGTAAATACCCTGAGTTAATTCTGAAACATTCTCTGGACAGAGAAGAGCAGAATTTCCATCAACTGCTCCTCACAGCTGTGGACGGTGGGAACCCACCCCAAAGTGGCACCACCCTGATCCGAATTCAAGTCATTGATGCCAACGACAACCCCCCGGTGTTCAGCCAGGACTCTTACAGGGTCAGCCTGCGGGAGGACGTGTCCCCGGGCACTTCGGTACTTAGAGTAACAGCTACCGACCGGGATGAGGGCGTCAACGCTGAAATCACCTACTCCTTTTATAATGTGGACGAACAAGTGGTACACTTTTTCACCTTAGATGAAAGAACAGGAGAAATCGTGACAAAAGATTACTTGGATTTTGAAGTTGCCAATACTTACACTCTGAGTATAGAAGCAAAAGATCCTGGAGATCTAGCAGCCCATTGCAGTATCCAAATAGACATTCTTGATGAGAACGATTGTGCACCTGAAGTGATCGTGACTTCATTATTTACTCCCCTACCAGAAGATTCACCTCGAGGAACAGTGATCGCCTTGATCAAAACGAGAGACAGAGACTCTGGAGAAAATGGAGAAGTTTACTGCCGCGTCTTTGGAAATGGCGAGTTTATATTGAAATCATCCTCGAAGAACTATTACAAATTAGTGACAGATGGCGCCCTGGACCGCGAGCAGATCCCAGAGTACAACATCACCATCACTGCCACGGACAGGGGCAAGCCACCCCTCTCCTCCAGCACAAGCATCACCCTGCACATCGCGGATATAAATGACAATGCTCCGGTTTTCCAACAGTCCGCCTACGTGGTCCACATGGCTGAGAACAACCCGCCTGGCGCCTCCATCGCGCAGGTCAGCGCCTCCGACCCGGACTTGGGGCCCAGTGGCCAAGTGTTCTACTCCATCGTGGCCAGCGACCTGGAACCGCGAGCGCTGTCGTCCTACGTGTCTGTGAACGCACAGAGTGGGGTGCTGTTCGCGCAGCGGGCCTTCGACCACGAGCAGCTGCGCGCCTTCGAGCTGACGCTGCAGGCGCGTGACCAGGGCTCGCCTGCGCTCAGCGCCAAAGTGAGCCTGCGCGTGCTGGTGGACGACCGCAATGACAACGCGCCCAGGGTGCTGTACCCAACGCTGGGACCCGATGGCTCAGCGCTCTTCGACACCGTGCCTCGCGCTGCGCAGCCAGGCTACCTTGTCACCAAGGTGGTGGCGGTGGACGCAGACTCCGGACACAACGCCTGGCTGTCTTACCACGTGCTGCAAGCCAGCGAGCCGGGTCTCTTCAGCCTGGGGCTGCGCACGGGCGAGGTGCGTACTGCACGAGTCTTGGGCGACAGAGACGCGTCCCGCCAGCGCCTGCTGGTCTCTGTGCGAGACGGGGGGCAGCCTCCTCTCTCAGCCACTGCCACGCTGCTCCTGGTTTTCGCAGACAGTCTGCAGGAGGCGCTGCCAGACCTCAGCGACCGCCCGGCGCAGTCCGACCCACAAGCGGAGCTGCAGTTTTATCTGGTGGTGGCCTTGGCCTTGATCTCCGTGCTCTTTCTCCTCGCGGTGACTCTGGCCATTGCCCTGCGTCTGAGACACTCCTCCAGCCCCGCCGCCTGGGGCTGCTTTCAGCCTGGTCTTTGCTCCAAGTCTGGACCTGGGATTCCCCCAAACTACAGTGAGGGAACATTGCCCCATTCCTACAATGTGTGTATTGCCTCGCAATCGGCTAAGGCAGAATTTAATTTTCTCAACGTGACTCAGGAATCGGCTCCCAGTCGGGATCTCCTCTGCGATGATGCCTCTTGGGTTCCTAGTGCAAATCCTGGAGACATTGGAATCCCATTTAACTCAGATACTATTTTAAAGGTGagttttacttattttaattatttccaccttatgttttttttttttttaatgttttaatgtttCTTAAATCACCTAACAGGTAGAGGTTTCCAGGTCATATTTTGTTATCTTGTGGGCAGATTTGGACAGTTTTCTGCCCTAACTATCTTAATCTCGTCTAACCAACTTTTAGATGTGGTTTATCTATCTGAGGTGTCGGATTTGTTTGTCCATAATTACAGGCATTTATCACGTGAGataattctttttcttcctcatctTTACATTACATTCTTTTCCTCCGAAGATTTATTACTATTGGGACCTTGAGTAATTGCTTTTACCTTTAGGGTCTTTATTACtcaaattttagtttttcttcctcTTAGAATCATAGTACTTCAGACTGTGATGACTCCTCATATTACTAGTTTGGAGAAACAGGGAGCCAAAGGAAGAGTTTTATCCAAATTGTCAACCACAGGGCATGGGTAGAACTTGTTTCCGCCGACGTGAAGACCAGTAGGCTATGTATCTTTACAATCAAAGTGTCTATGTACAATGTAACTATAAAAAGGATAGGGAAAGCTTGAGGTCTGAGGAGTCTGCTATGAAGGTCACATTTAATCAATGTTCAAAataactttctcatgcatattaATGAATTGCTCTTGAAAAATATTGTTTAATTGAGAAAATTTTGCAACATATACTGACATTTTATACCAAATAGTACtgaaagctttatttcttttgGAAGCCTCCAATTATAGAATATCTTCCCTTTCCTTATTTTCTTCTGAAAGTGTCATTAAGTAAAAATTGCTTCTGTCACTTGGTAGACTCTctgaaatattcatttttttatcatagggtttttctttttctactacCATATTGAGGTGATAAGATTAAATATCTGTCTCAACATAGAAAGACCACTCACTGCCTGCTTGATAATAAGTATCTGGGTATGTTTTCCTGCACCTGTGATGAACTAAAGTCATTTCCTCCACAGTCACTATACTGATTTCCACTAACAGTCTATTGTAAAATCCCTAACAGTGTTTGAACAGATAATAGAAGATAGAAATGATGCATAGAAAAGCCAACTGAAACTCTCAGTCTGATGTAGTGCagctcatttttttattgtgcaatcTGGAAACTTTCTCATAAACCTCACAAGTAACAAAATGGCCTCTTTATTCTTTCTGCATATGAAAGCTAATACAACATTTACATGAGCCAGTAGGTCCTTTGCAAATGTGCGTTGAGAGCTGCGTTTGTTTCCTTGCCGTTATTATGTACAAATGAATGTGTTTTCATAAAGGTATCCTaacaaaaaggagaaatattgaggtctaaaaaaaaaaacagaattgcaATGTCCTAAATTGTTAATAAAATGATCTCTTTAACAGATTCCGTATAGGTAGGAGGTAAATAAAGCACATAGGCTCAATGGCACATGAAATAAAACTTTTCTGAGGAATTAAAGAAGAATCTAATAATTATATCAATCTCAGGAGCTTGTggaagtttttctttatttctgaatTAAAACTTAAATATCATTAACAATGTCACGAGGTACTACATTAAGAATATAGCAAAGttatattgaaaataaaaatacaatcaaATTAATGAGGAATAAAAACACAATTGGTGCAGTAACTGGTTAGGACTCTGAGCGTCGCTGTTCACCAGACTGGGGAAAACGCTGCTGCAGACCCGACTTTCGGCTCCTTCCGCACTGATCACCCCCAGATCAGACGAGCTGCTAGGAAAGCCGCTCACCCGCGCCCCACTCCGATATCCGCCAAGGAGTGTGTTCGCCTCGACTCTAGATAAATAAGGAAACAGCAGGCAGGAATCAGGACTAAGAAAGACAGGCGAGAGAAAGCAATGGTGGATCCGCTAAGGCGCAGGAGCTGCAGAGAGCCGCTCCTACTCTTTATTCTCCTGGGGAAGCTCTGGGGGACCGGgaccggggccggggccggggccggggccggggccgggcagATACGCTATTCGGTGCTTGAGGAGCGGGACAAAGGCTCCTTCGTGGGGAATATCGCCAAAGACCTGGGACTCAAGCCCCGGGAGATGACGGAGCGCGGAGTCCGCATCGTCTCCAGAGGTAAGACGCAATTGTTCTCTCTGAGCCCGGGAAGCGGCAGCTTGATCACAGCGGGCAGGATAGACCGGGAGGAGCTCTGCGCTCAGACCTCGCCGTGTCTGGTGAGCTTTAACATCCTGGttgagaataaaatgaaaatttatggAGTAGAAGTAGAAATTATCGATATTAATGATAACTTCCCACGCTTCCGGGATGAGGAATTAAAAGTCAAAATTAATGAAAATGCAGCTGTGGGAACGCGGTTAGTACTTCCCTTCGCACGAGATCCGGACGTGGGTGTGAACTCTCTCCAGAGTTACCAGCTCAGCGACAATACACACTTCTCTCTGGACGTGAAAAGCGGACCTGATAAGCAAAGATACCCCGAGCTGGTGATGGATCTGCCCCTGGACCGCGAGAAAGAGGCTGTTCACGACCTCCTCCTCACAGCTGTAGATGGCGGAGACCCCATCCTCTCTGGTACCACGCACATCCGCGTACTGGTCCTCGACGCAAACGATAACGCGCCCCTGTTCACTAGACCAGAGTACAGAGTGAGCGTCCCAGAAGACATACCTGTGGGCACTCGGCTGCTCACCCTAACCGCTACGGACCCAGACGAGGGACTAAATGGGAAATTGACCTACTCTTTTCGCAATGAAGACGACAAAATTTCAGAGACTTTCGAACTTGATTCCAGCCTGGGGCAAATCTCAACTCTGCAATCCTTGGACTATGAAGAATCCAGCTTCTACCTAATAGAAGTGGAAGCTCAGGATGGAGGTGCTCTTCTTGCCAGCGCTACGGTGCTGGTCACAGTACAGGACGTGAATGACAATACCCCGGAGGTGATCCTCACCTCTCTCACCAGTTCCGTCTCTGAAGACTGTCTTCCCGGAACCGTAATCGCCCTGTTTAGCGTACATGATAGTGATTCTGGAGAGAATGGGGAGATTGCATGTTCTATCCCCATGAACCTGCCCTTTAAGTTGGAGAAGTCTGTTGATAATTACTATCACTTACTGACAACGAAAACCCTGGACAGGGAAGAGACCTCCGGTTATAACATCACAGTAACGGTCACTGACCGCGGAACCCCACCCCTGTCTACAGAAACTCATATCTCACTGAAAGTGGCAGACGTCAACGACAACCCGCCCGCCTTCCCTCACACCTCATACTCCACCTACATCCCGGAAAACAATTCGAAAGGCGTCTCCATTTTCTCCATGAGCGCCCACGACCCCGACAGCGGAGAAAACGCCAGGGTCACTTACTCCCTGAACGAAGACACCCTCCAGGGGGTGCCTCTGTCCTCCTATGTCTCCATCAATTCCGATACAGGCGTAGTGTATGCGCTGCGCTCTTTCGACTATGAGCAGTTCCGAGACCTGCAGCTGTGGGTGACAGCCAGCGACAGCGGGAACCCTCCACTCAGCAGCAATGTGTCATTGAGCCTCTTTGTGCTAGACCGGAATGATAACGTGCCAGAGATCCTGTACCCCGCCCTTCCTACTGACGGCTCCACCGGCGTGGAGCTGGCACCTCGCTCTGCAGATCCTGGCTACCTGGTGACCAAAGTGGTGGCAGTAGACCGTGACTCAGGGCAGAACGCCTGGCTGTCCTACCGCCTGCTCAAGGCCAGCGAGCCAGGGCTCTTCGCGGTGGGGGTGCACACGGGCGAGGTGCGCACTGCGCgggccctgcaggacagagacgCACTGAAGCAGAGCCTGGTGGTGGCAGTCCAGGACCACGGTCAGCCCCCTCTCTCCACCACCGTCACACTCACTGTAGCCGTGGCCGACAACATCCCGGATGTCCTGGCCGACCTGGAGAGCATCAAGACGTCCTCAGACCCTGATGATTCGGGCCTCACGCTGTACCTGGTTGTGGCTTTGGCCGCGGTCTCCTGCGTCTTCCTCGCCTTTGTCATCGTGTTGTTGGCACTCAGGCTGAGGCGCTGGCACACATCGCGTCTGTTGCAAGCTTCAAGCGGCGTGTTGCCGAGCCTGCCCCCCTCGCACTTTATGGGCGTGGAAGGGGTGCAGGCCTTCCTGCAGACCTACTCCCACGAGGTCTCCCTCACCGCGGATTCCGGAAAGAGTCATATTATCTTCCCTCAACCCAACTACGCGGATACTCTCATTAGTGCAGAGAGTTGTGAGAAAAGCGAGCCTCTTCTTATGCCTGATCAGATAAATGCAAACAAAGAAGAACCGGAAGTCTTTCAggttagttttctttttcattagggATGAATGGAgcatttgttttctcatttttccctCGCTTTCAAGTTCCCTTAATTACATAAACAGTAAATCATGACTTTCTTTCTTTAGAGATTAATCTATAGTTGATGATTTCTCCAGGGTTTTCAAGCCATTTTGGGGGTTTAAAGTCTACTTTTTTCAAGATGTCCATATTTTAGAGACTCTAAACTGATATAaatagttgtttgttgttagattcccttgagttggttccgactcatagcgaccctgtgtaaaacagaaggaaacactgcggtcccgtgctatcctcacaattcttgctatgtttgagctcaccattgcaaccactgtcagtccatctcagtgtcaatccatctcgttgaggatcttcctcttttttgctgaccctctgctaagCGTgccgtccttctccagggactggtccctcctgataaaatgtccaaaatacCTGAGATAAGCCTCcctgtcctcgcttctaaggagcattctggctaacttcttccaagacggactcgtttgctcttctggcagtccatggtatatttagtattcttcacagacactataattcaaatgcatcaattctccttcagtcttccttattcatcattcaactttcacatgcatgtaagaagattgaaaatacagtgggttgggtcaggcacaccttagtcctcaaggtgatgtctttctctgctttttaacactttaaagaggtcttttgcagcagatttgtccaaagcaatacacgtttgatttcttgactgcttccatgagcaatgatcgtggatctaagtaaagtgatatccttgacaacttcagtatttctccatttatgatgttgcttattggttcaattgtgaggcttttttgttttctctatgttaaagtgtaatccatgccaaaggctatagcctttcatcttcatcagtaagcctttcagcaagcaaggttgtgtcatctgcagatcgCAGGGTGTTtctgaatcttcctccaatcctgatgtcgagttcttcatatagtccagcttctcagattatttgcttagcatacaggtcaaataagtatggtgaaaggatacaaccctgaagcacatctttcctgattttaaaccatgcagcatccccttgttctgttcgaacaactgccatttgatctatgtacaggttccacatgagcacaattaagtgttctggaattctgattttcacaaagttatccatattttgttatgatccacacagtcgaatgcctttgcatagtcaataaaacacaggtaaacatctttctggtgttccctgctttcagccaagatccatctgacatcagcaatgatatccctcattgtaAGTTCTTTTCTTAATCTGGCCTGAATCtgtgtcagttccctgtcgatgtactgctgcaaccgtttttgaaggatcttcagcataattttacttgtgtgtgatataaatcttattgttcaatgatttcctcATTCCATTGGATCGCCTT
The window above is part of the Elephas maximus indicus isolate mEleMax1 chromosome 2, mEleMax1 primary haplotype, whole genome shotgun sequence genome. Proteins encoded here:
- the LOC126070084 gene encoding protocadherin gamma-A4 isoform X18, whose protein sequence is MAAPHYRPGCSRQVWICVLLGALWEIRAETIRYSVLEELDKGSFVGNIAKDLGLEPRELAERGVRIVSRGRTQLFALNTRSGSLVTAGRIDREELCDRSLKCVANLEILLEDKVKIFGVEVEIIDVNDNSPSFETEEREIKVAESENPGTRFPLPEAFDPDVGVNSLQGYQLNANSHFSLDVQSGADGIKYPELVLERSLDREEEAVHHLVLTASDGGNPVRSGTARIHVKLIDTNDNAPIFGQSEYHVSVRENVPVGTRLLTVKATDPDEGANGEVTYSFRKVREKISQLFQLNSLTGDIAILGDLDYEDSGFYDIDVEAHDGPGLRARSKVLVTVLDVNDNAPEVTVTSLTSSIQETSSPGTVIALFNVHDGDSGENGLVTCSVPDNLPFTLEKTYGNYYRLLTHGTLDREEVSEYNITVTATDQGTPPLSTETRISLQVLDINDNPPTFAHASYSAYIPENNPRGASFFSLTAQDPDSGENARVTYSLAEDTLQGTPLSSYISINSDTGVLYALHSFDYEQFRNLQLQVTASDSGDPPLSSNVSLSLFVLDQNDNAPEILYPAFPTDGSTGVELAPRSAEPGYLVTKVVAVDRDSGQNAWLSYRLLKASEPGLFAVGVHTGEVRTARALQDRDALKQSLVVAVQDHGQPPLSATVTLTVAVADSIPDVLADLGSIKTPADPDNSGLTLYLVVAVAAVSCVFLAFVIVLLALRLRRWHTSRLLQASGSGLTAVSASHFVGVDGVRAFLQTYSHEVSLTADSRKSHLIFPQPNYADTLIRAESCEKSEPLLITQDLLETKGDPNQQAPPNTDWRFSQAQRPGTSGSQNGDETGTWPNNQFDTEMLQAMILASASEAADGSSTLGGGAGTMGLSARYGPQFTLQHVPDYRQNVYIPGSNATLTNAAGKRDGKAPAGGNGNKKKSGKKEKK
- the LOC126070084 gene encoding protocadherin gamma-B2 isoform X24, yielding MRRSAGRRQVLVPFLLSLFSGALPDQIRYSIPEELAKNTVVGNLAKDLELRVRDLPARKLRVSGEKEYFTVNPESGDLLVSGRIDREQICSKKPLCVLDFDAVAENPLNIFHVAVIVQDINDNTPLFKQSSTDLKISESTQPGTTFPLDPALDSDAGPNSLQRYHLNDNECFDLSEKQTPDGRKYPELILKHSLDREEQNFHQLLLTAVDGGNPPQSGTTLIRIQVIDANDNPPVFSQDSYRVSLREDVSPGTSVLRVTATDRDEGVNAEITYSFYNVDEQVVHFFTLDERTGEIVTKDYLDFEVANTYTLSIEAKDPGDLAAHCSIQIDILDENDCAPEVIVTSLFTPLPEDSPRGTVIALIKTRDRDSGENGEVYCRVFGNGEFILKSSSKNYYKLVTDGALDREQIPEYNITITATDRGKPPLSSSTSITLHIADINDNAPVFQQSAYVVHMAENNPPGASIAQVSASDPDLGPSGQVFYSIVASDLEPRALSSYVSVNAQSGVLFAQRAFDHEQLRAFELTLQARDQGSPALSAKVSLRVLVDDRNDNAPRVLYPTLGPDGSALFDTVPRAAQPGYLVTKVVAVDADSGHNAWLSYHVLQASEPGLFSLGLRTGEVRTARVLGDRDASRQRLLVSVRDGGQPPLSATATLLLVFADSLQEALPDLSDRPAQSDPQAELQFYLVVALALISVLFLLAVTLAIALRLRHSSSPAAWGCFQPGLCSKSGPGIPPNYSEGTLPHSYNVCIASQSAKAEFNFLNVTQESAPSRDLLCDDASWVPSANPGDIGIPFNSDTILKIPYR
- the LOC126070084 gene encoding protocadherin gamma-B2 isoform X20, with product MRRSAGRRQVLVPFLLSLFSGALPDQIRYSIPEELAKNTVVGNLAKDLELRVRDLPARKLRVSGEKEYFTVNPESGDLLVSGRIDREQICSKKPLCVLDFDAVAENPLNIFHVAVIVQDINDNTPLFKQSSTDLKISESTQPGTTFPLDPALDSDAGPNSLQRYHLNDNECFDLSEKQTPDGRKYPELILKHSLDREEQNFHQLLLTAVDGGNPPQSGTTLIRIQVIDANDNPPVFSQDSYRVSLREDVSPGTSVLRVTATDRDEGVNAEITYSFYNVDEQVVHFFTLDERTGEIVTKDYLDFEVANTYTLSIEAKDPGDLAAHCSIQIDILDENDCAPEVIVTSLFTPLPEDSPRGTVIALIKTRDRDSGENGEVYCRVFGNGEFILKSSSKNYYKLVTDGALDREQIPEYNITITATDRGKPPLSSSTSITLHIADINDNAPVFQQSAYVVHMAENNPPGASIAQVSASDPDLGPSGQVFYSIVASDLEPRALSSYVSVNAQSGVLFAQRAFDHEQLRAFELTLQARDQGSPALSAKVSLRVLVDDRNDNAPRVLYPTLGPDGSALFDTVPRAAQPGYLVTKVVAVDADSGHNAWLSYHVLQASEPGLFSLGLRTGEVRTARVLGDRDASRQRLLVSVRDGGQPPLSATATLLLVFADSLQEALPDLSDRPAQSDPQAELQFYLVVALALISVLFLLAVTLAIALRLRHSSSPAAWGCFQPGLCSKSGPGIPPNYSEGTLPHSYNVCIASQSAKAEFNFLNVTQESAPSRDLLCDDASWVPSANPGDIGIPFNSDTILKQAPPNTDWRFSQAQRPGTSGSQNGDETGTWPNNQFDTEMLQAMILASASEAADGSSTLGGGAGTMGLSARYGPQFTLQHVPDYRQNVYIPGSNATLTNAAGKRDGKAPAGGNGNKKKSGKKEKK